A genomic segment from Papilio machaon chromosome 20, ilPapMach1.1, whole genome shotgun sequence encodes:
- the LOC106716387 gene encoding uncharacterized protein LOC106716387, with the protein MKMQRFMRFCLLTLCLATLVYGAPSMTDAQLEQTLADRNTMQRHLKCALGEGPCDPVGVRLRTLAPLVLRGACPQCSAQETRQIRRTLAFVQRNYPWEWARIVSYIVIALCALAATCLAQAQTDRPAVSDTALEEALNDKRFIQRQLKCALGEAPCDPIGKRLKTLAPLVLRGACPQCTPQETKQIQRTLSYVQRNFPQQWAKIVRQYSG; encoded by the exons atgaaaatgcAG cgTTTCATGAGATTTTGTCTGTTGACGTTATGCCTTGCTACTCTTGTGTATGGAGCTCCATCAATGACAGATGCTCAATTAGAACAGACATTAGCTGACAGGAATACCATGCAGAGACATTTGAAATGCGCGTTGGGGGAGGGGCCCTGTGATCCTGTCGGAGTGCGACTCAGAA CATTAGCGCCATTGGTTCTTCGAGGCGCTTGCCCGCAATGCTCCGCGCAGGAGACGAGACAGATTAGACGCACCCTGGCGTTCGTGCAGAGGAACTATCCCTGGGAATGGGCGAGAATC GTCAGTTACATTGTTATCGCTCTCTGTGCGTTGGCGGCAACCTGCCTCGCGCAGGCCCAGACAGACAGGCCTGCGGTCTCTGACACAGCTTTGGAGGAAGCCCTCAATGATAAacgttttatacaaagacAGCTGAAGTGCGCTCTCGGTGAAGCACCTTGCGATCCCATCGGTAAACGTCTCAAAA CACTAGCGCCATTGGTACTTCGCGGCGCGTGCCCGCAATGCACGCCGCAAGAAACGAAACAAATTCAACGCACGTTGTCTTACGTACAAAGAAACTTTCCGCAGCAGTGGGCCAAGATCGTGCGCCAATACTCCGGctga
- the LOC106716371 gene encoding uncharacterized protein LOC106716371, whose product MNIPTSAGKSPCKRQENGDQTMESERPLKKARFAWQVKGKYHLRNETSENITFRSDDLGQAGSSSGNVSSDLVGNTEQNLEILGDYLLKQDFNTLDSVITDNDKTLPNTNTSNDKLEYPLYVSSYSRGSSSSSRISSDRSYSALPVSMVLSPSYTEDQCIARWQARQMAKGFVDNTINRVLDSWLVAPLPAEMDNNRFLALDVAEFINNLPGDNTVENEGILMAISAHGLQNTSTSSGSKNSESDQSEILNQKNECMTPPSSPIQSDDDTTHETFTTDDHIDSNSSNLDMTWSYSDDTMRKNVNNLTQLALLPDTNPQYQYFNETDNLQAANIDYDNIRSSDSNFDNQLDFLDAAVSFAIQNKGLTSYGTDYG is encoded by the exons atgaatattccAACAAGTGCTGGAAAGTCTCCGTGTAAGCGACAGGAAAATGGCGACCAAACAATGGAATCTGAACGCCCACTTAAAAAGGCTCGTTTTGCGTGGCAAGTCAAAGGAAAATATCATTTGAGGAATGAAACTTCGGAGAATATTACCTTTAGATCCGATGATTTGGGACAAGCCGGTTCATCGTCAGGAAATGTTTCATCAGATCTTGTTGGAAATACCGAACAGAATTTAGAAATCCTCGGGGATTATTTGTTGAAGCAGGACTTTAACACGTTAGATTCTGTTATAACAGACAACGATAAAACTTTACCGAACACGAACACGTCCAATGACAAACTGGAGTATCCTTTATACGTTAGCTCTTATAGTCGAGGGTCCAGCAGTAGTTCTAGGATATCAAGTGATAGATCATATTCAGCATTACCCGTGTCAATGGTTCTGTCACCAAGCTACACAGAAGATCAATGCATAGCAAGGTGGCAAGCAAGACAG atGGCCAAAGGTTTTGTTGACAACACAATCAACCGTGTTTTAGATTCCTGGCTTGTGGCGCCATTACCAGCTGAGATGGACAACAATAGATTCCTAGCATTGGATGTTgctgaatttataaataatttaccagGTGATAATACTGTTGAAAATGAGGGTATTTTGATGGCAATATCAGCACATGGACTACAGAACACTTCAACATCTAGTGGTTCTAAAAATAGTGAGTCAGACCAAAGTGAAATTTTGAACCAGAAAAATGAATGTATGACCCCACCAAGCAGTCCAATACAATCTGATGATGATACAACACATGAAACCTTCACTACAGATGACCATATAGATAGTAATTCAAGTAATTTAGACATGACATGGTCATACTCCGATGACACAATGAGAAAAAATGTCAACAATCTAACACAATTAGCTTTACTACCAGACACAAATCCACAATACCAGTATTTTAATGAGACTGATAATCTCCAAGCTGCCAACATAGATTATGATAATATTAGGTCAAGTGATAGTAATTTTGACAATCAACTAGACTTTCTAGATGCTGCCGTATCATttgcaatacaaaataaaggtTTGACATCATACGGAACTGATTATGgttaa
- the LOC106716385 gene encoding protein pygopus isoform X3 yields MRMSGPGLGPSDFKPPMDTPTPPAPAPSNPKKRRKTSNANNALTPQPPPTAQDLLPPPLTGYGDTIVASNPFDDSPSTVSHNGPMMSQNGPMMSQNGPMGMMGPMHNMGGPPMRHMSPLPHNMSPMNQQMPPRGGISPMGNMSPMGHMGGMSPMGGPNMGMSNHSMGPVMGPSRSMGSPMSPMNSMPMGSPMSSGPMGSPMNMGSMAGSHMGNSPMGPPMHSPLGAGSMNGPMGGGGPGMNVSRMNGPMGPNCSNGSMGPTSSIMSPSPMQSGGMGPTHCGPMRHGSPMGSGMGGGPMGNNGPMTSMGPGPPYNSSHMGHGGPMSMGNSGSMGMGPGPGNMGNCGPLGGMSGMSMGGPGGQGPMGQNMGMFGPKPMPVSAGKVYPPDQPMVFNPQNPNAPPIYPCGVCHKEVHDNDQAILCESGCNFWFHRGCTGLTEPAFQLLTAEVYAEWVCDKCLHSKNIPLVKFKP; encoded by the exons ATGAG GATGTCAGGGCCAGGATTAGGGCCTTCGGATTTCAAGCCACCTATGGATACTCCTACCCCACCCGCTCCAGCACCAAGCAATCCCAAAAAGAGGAGAAAAACATCAAATGCAAATAATGCTTTAACTCCTCAACCGCCACCTACCGCTCAAGATTTATTACCACCACCACTAACTGGATATGGGGATACTATTGTGGCATCTAATCCTTTTGATGATTCCCCATCAACGGTTTCACACAATGGCCCAATGATGAGTCAAAATGGTCCCATGATGAGCCAAAATGGACCAATGGGTATGATGGGCCCCATGCACAACATGGGTGGTCCACCTATGAGGCACATGAGTCCCCTTCCACATAATATGAGTCCTATGAATCAACAAATGCCCCCTAGAGGAGGAATTAGTCCTATGGGTAATATGAGCCCCATGGGGCATATGGGTGGTATGTCTCCAATGGGAGGGCCAAATATGGGAATGAGTAATCATAGTATGGGGCCGGTGATGGGACCATCAAGATCCATGGGAAGTCCAATGAGTCCAATGAATTCAATGCCTATGGGTTCTCCTATGTCATCTGGTCCAATGGGAAGCCCTATGAATATGGGTTCTATGGCAGGCAGTCACATGGGTAACAGTCCTATGGGGCCACCGATGCACAGTCCTCTCGGTGCTGGATCAATGAATGGACCAATGGGTGGAGGAGGGCCTGGTATGAATGTTTCAAGAATGAATGGACCAATGGGACCTAACTGCTCAAATGGTTCCATGGGACCTACCAGTTCTATAATGTCACCAAGTCCAATGCAATCTGGAGGAATGGGACCCACACACTGTGGTCCTATGAGACATGGCAGTCCAATGGGGTCAGGAATGGGAGGTGGACCAATGGGCAACAATGGACCCATGACATCAATGGGCCCTGGACCTCCATATAACAGCAGCCACATGGGTCATGGAGGCCCAATGAGTATGGGAAACAGTGGTTCTATGGGTATGGGTCCAGGTCCAGGTAATATGGGTAACTGTGGGCCTCTAGGTGGCATGAGTGGGATGTCTATGGGTGGTCCTGGAGGGCAAGGTCCAATGGGCCAAAATATGGGCATGTTTGGGCCTAAGCCTATGCCAGTAAGTGCAGGAAAAGTATATCCTCCAGATCAACCCATGGTATTTAACCCTCAGAACCCCAATGCACCACCAATATATCCTTGTGGAGTTTGCCATAAAGAGGTACATGATAATGATCAAGCAATATTATGTGAATCAGGATGCAACTTTTGGTTTCACAG AGGTTGTACGGGCTTAACGGAGCCAGCGTTTCAACTCTTGACAGCGGAAGTTTACGCAGAGTGGGTATGTGACAAGTGTCTGcattcaaaaaatataccaTTGGTAAAATTTAAGCCATAG
- the LOC106716385 gene encoding protein pygopus isoform X1, with translation MLHALGSGRGQKIITYSDPELIMQYRRNQSSGTYLRFPETMRMSGPGLGPSDFKPPMDTPTPPAPAPSNPKKRRKTSNANNALTPQPPPTAQDLLPPPLTGYGDTIVASNPFDDSPSTVSHNGPMMSQNGPMMSQNGPMGMMGPMHNMGGPPMRHMSPLPHNMSPMNQQMPPRGGISPMGNMSPMGHMGGMSPMGGPNMGMSNHSMGPVMGPSRSMGSPMSPMNSMPMGSPMSSGPMGSPMNMGSMAGSHMGNSPMGPPMHSPLGAGSMNGPMGGGGPGMNVSRMNGPMGPNCSNGSMGPTSSIMSPSPMQSGGMGPTHCGPMRHGSPMGSGMGGGPMGNNGPMTSMGPGPPYNSSHMGHGGPMSMGNSGSMGMGPGPGNMGNCGPLGGMSGMSMGGPGGQGPMGQNMGMFGPKPMPVSAGKVYPPDQPMVFNPQNPNAPPIYPCGVCHKEVHDNDQAILCESGCNFWFHRGCTGLTEPAFQLLTAEVYAEWVCDKCLHSKNIPLVKFKP, from the exons ATGCTGCACGCCTTGGGGTCTGGACGAGgacaaaaaataatcactTATTCTGATCCTGAATTGATAATGCA ataTAGACGCAACCAGTCTTCCGGCACGTATTTACGCTTCCCCGAAACAATGAG GATGTCAGGGCCAGGATTAGGGCCTTCGGATTTCAAGCCACCTATGGATACTCCTACCCCACCCGCTCCAGCACCAAGCAATCCCAAAAAGAGGAGAAAAACATCAAATGCAAATAATGCTTTAACTCCTCAACCGCCACCTACCGCTCAAGATTTATTACCACCACCACTAACTGGATATGGGGATACTATTGTGGCATCTAATCCTTTTGATGATTCCCCATCAACGGTTTCACACAATGGCCCAATGATGAGTCAAAATGGTCCCATGATGAGCCAAAATGGACCAATGGGTATGATGGGCCCCATGCACAACATGGGTGGTCCACCTATGAGGCACATGAGTCCCCTTCCACATAATATGAGTCCTATGAATCAACAAATGCCCCCTAGAGGAGGAATTAGTCCTATGGGTAATATGAGCCCCATGGGGCATATGGGTGGTATGTCTCCAATGGGAGGGCCAAATATGGGAATGAGTAATCATAGTATGGGGCCGGTGATGGGACCATCAAGATCCATGGGAAGTCCAATGAGTCCAATGAATTCAATGCCTATGGGTTCTCCTATGTCATCTGGTCCAATGGGAAGCCCTATGAATATGGGTTCTATGGCAGGCAGTCACATGGGTAACAGTCCTATGGGGCCACCGATGCACAGTCCTCTCGGTGCTGGATCAATGAATGGACCAATGGGTGGAGGAGGGCCTGGTATGAATGTTTCAAGAATGAATGGACCAATGGGACCTAACTGCTCAAATGGTTCCATGGGACCTACCAGTTCTATAATGTCACCAAGTCCAATGCAATCTGGAGGAATGGGACCCACACACTGTGGTCCTATGAGACATGGCAGTCCAATGGGGTCAGGAATGGGAGGTGGACCAATGGGCAACAATGGACCCATGACATCAATGGGCCCTGGACCTCCATATAACAGCAGCCACATGGGTCATGGAGGCCCAATGAGTATGGGAAACAGTGGTTCTATGGGTATGGGTCCAGGTCCAGGTAATATGGGTAACTGTGGGCCTCTAGGTGGCATGAGTGGGATGTCTATGGGTGGTCCTGGAGGGCAAGGTCCAATGGGCCAAAATATGGGCATGTTTGGGCCTAAGCCTATGCCAGTAAGTGCAGGAAAAGTATATCCTCCAGATCAACCCATGGTATTTAACCCTCAGAACCCCAATGCACCACCAATATATCCTTGTGGAGTTTGCCATAAAGAGGTACATGATAATGATCAAGCAATATTATGTGAATCAGGATGCAACTTTTGGTTTCACAG AGGTTGTACGGGCTTAACGGAGCCAGCGTTTCAACTCTTGACAGCGGAAGTTTACGCAGAGTGGGTATGTGACAAGTGTCTGcattcaaaaaatataccaTTGGTAAAATTTAAGCCATAG
- the LOC106716385 gene encoding protein pygopus isoform X2 produces MSHNLAGMPSYRMSGPGLGPSDFKPPMDTPTPPAPAPSNPKKRRKTSNANNALTPQPPPTAQDLLPPPLTGYGDTIVASNPFDDSPSTVSHNGPMMSQNGPMMSQNGPMGMMGPMHNMGGPPMRHMSPLPHNMSPMNQQMPPRGGISPMGNMSPMGHMGGMSPMGGPNMGMSNHSMGPVMGPSRSMGSPMSPMNSMPMGSPMSSGPMGSPMNMGSMAGSHMGNSPMGPPMHSPLGAGSMNGPMGGGGPGMNVSRMNGPMGPNCSNGSMGPTSSIMSPSPMQSGGMGPTHCGPMRHGSPMGSGMGGGPMGNNGPMTSMGPGPPYNSSHMGHGGPMSMGNSGSMGMGPGPGNMGNCGPLGGMSGMSMGGPGGQGPMGQNMGMFGPKPMPVSAGKVYPPDQPMVFNPQNPNAPPIYPCGVCHKEVHDNDQAILCESGCNFWFHRGCTGLTEPAFQLLTAEVYAEWVCDKCLHSKNIPLVKFKP; encoded by the exons ATGAGTCATAATCTGGCAGGAATGCCTTCTTACAGGATGTCAGGGCCAGGATTAGGGCCTTCGGATTTCAAGCCACCTATGGATACTCCTACCCCACCCGCTCCAGCACCAAGCAATCCCAAAAAGAGGAGAAAAACATCAAATGCAAATAATGCTTTAACTCCTCAACCGCCACCTACCGCTCAAGATTTATTACCACCACCACTAACTGGATATGGGGATACTATTGTGGCATCTAATCCTTTTGATGATTCCCCATCAACGGTTTCACACAATGGCCCAATGATGAGTCAAAATGGTCCCATGATGAGCCAAAATGGACCAATGGGTATGATGGGCCCCATGCACAACATGGGTGGTCCACCTATGAGGCACATGAGTCCCCTTCCACATAATATGAGTCCTATGAATCAACAAATGCCCCCTAGAGGAGGAATTAGTCCTATGGGTAATATGAGCCCCATGGGGCATATGGGTGGTATGTCTCCAATGGGAGGGCCAAATATGGGAATGAGTAATCATAGTATGGGGCCGGTGATGGGACCATCAAGATCCATGGGAAGTCCAATGAGTCCAATGAATTCAATGCCTATGGGTTCTCCTATGTCATCTGGTCCAATGGGAAGCCCTATGAATATGGGTTCTATGGCAGGCAGTCACATGGGTAACAGTCCTATGGGGCCACCGATGCACAGTCCTCTCGGTGCTGGATCAATGAATGGACCAATGGGTGGAGGAGGGCCTGGTATGAATGTTTCAAGAATGAATGGACCAATGGGACCTAACTGCTCAAATGGTTCCATGGGACCTACCAGTTCTATAATGTCACCAAGTCCAATGCAATCTGGAGGAATGGGACCCACACACTGTGGTCCTATGAGACATGGCAGTCCAATGGGGTCAGGAATGGGAGGTGGACCAATGGGCAACAATGGACCCATGACATCAATGGGCCCTGGACCTCCATATAACAGCAGCCACATGGGTCATGGAGGCCCAATGAGTATGGGAAACAGTGGTTCTATGGGTATGGGTCCAGGTCCAGGTAATATGGGTAACTGTGGGCCTCTAGGTGGCATGAGTGGGATGTCTATGGGTGGTCCTGGAGGGCAAGGTCCAATGGGCCAAAATATGGGCATGTTTGGGCCTAAGCCTATGCCAGTAAGTGCAGGAAAAGTATATCCTCCAGATCAACCCATGGTATTTAACCCTCAGAACCCCAATGCACCACCAATATATCCTTGTGGAGTTTGCCATAAAGAGGTACATGATAATGATCAAGCAATATTATGTGAATCAGGATGCAACTTTTGGTTTCACAG AGGTTGTACGGGCTTAACGGAGCCAGCGTTTCAACTCTTGACAGCGGAAGTTTACGCAGAGTGGGTATGTGACAAGTGTCTGcattcaaaaaatataccaTTGGTAAAATTTAAGCCATAG
- the LOC106716386 gene encoding 39S ribosomal protein L2, mitochondrial — MALNKLFTGLTLTSTSIARRTIQTSCYNFASKPNIEKPKPGFGKSYRRIVHFPEEYTVKPLNVTNLAGRDPVTGRLVAKGIGGGIKHKYHWIDWYRKGPTEGPPQEEKVIQIMEDGCRTSHIALVAVGDKLKYILATENMKAGDIIKTSCHLPRIPVKANEGDAYPLGALPTGTLVHCIEKEPGMGGLYIHAAGTFGTILRKQDERIIVQMPSKRLFSFDQHCMAVVGRLSNVDHGDTPIGSPQRNRWLGNRPRSGLWKRKDGRHGRKIKPPKPIKEISLSNKKQLKAITLSMCP, encoded by the exons ATGGCGTTAAATAAGCTATTTACAGGCTTAACACTTACGTCCACCTCAATAGCAAGAAGAACAATACAAACatcatgttataattttgcaAGTAAACCTAATATCGAAAAACCAAAACCTGGATTTGGTAAAAGTTACAGAAGAATAGTTCATTTTCCTGAAGAATATACTGTAAAACCTTTAAACGTTACAAATCTTGCAGGAAGAGATCCCGTGACTG GAAGATTAGTCGCAAAAGGTATAGGAGGaggtataaaacataaatatcatTGGATAGATTGGTACAGAAAGGGGCCCACTGAGGGACCACCACAGGAAGAGAAAGTCATACAA ATAATGGAAGATGGATGCAGAACTTCTCATATAGCTCTAGTGGCAGTTGGAGATAAACTCAAATACATACTTGCTACAGAGAACATGAAGGCGGGTGATATTATAAAGACTTCATGCCACTTACCAAGAATACCAG TTAAAGCTAATGAAGGTGATGCATATCCACTAGGTGCATTGCCTACTGGTACATTGGTGCATTGCATTGAAAAGGAACCAG GTATGGGTGGTCTGTATATTCATGCGGCAGGAACATTTGGAACTATATTGAGGAAGCAAGATGAACGTATCATTGTTCAGATGCCTTCCAAGAGATTGTTCAGTTTTGATCAACATTGTATGGCCGTTGTTG gaCGTTTATCCAACGTGGATCATGGTGACACACCAATAGGCTCCCCGCAAAGGAACAGATGGCTCGGCAACCGTCCCCGCTCTGGTCTATGGAAGAGGAAAGACGGTCGACACGGAAGGAAAATAAAACCACCGAAGCCGATTAAAGAGATTTCTTTGTCAAACAAGAAGCAGTTGAAAGCAATAACACTTAGTATGTGCccttaa